In the Leptospira andrefontaineae genome, GCACCTAAATTACTAAAAGTCGGAATACCTAATTCGTTGAGTTTATCCGAGATGAATTGATTAGTACTATTATACAAATGCTGTTTCTTTATGAAATCAGCTACATTCTTAAAATAAGAAACTTTTCTATCATCATTAACTTTTTTACGACGAGAATCCCATAATAGACTGTCATCACAAATCTTAATTGGTTTTTTTCTTTTAACTCTCTTATCTAATTCAGTATTCTTTAAAATGACATCGAGCAATCTCGGATCACTATATTTGATTAGTTTATGATTTTGCATTGTTTTAGCAATGTGGCAATCCCAGCACAAAAGCTGTAAATTTTCGATATCATTTGAAGATCCTTTGATATGATCAACTTCCCGGCCTAACTTTCCACATATTGCACAGCGGTTCTTGGCTAATTTTAATACTTTTACTCTGATAGATTCAGGGATTTTTCTGTCTTTAGTAGAATATCCGCCAGATACAACAGAAACTCTTTTTACTTCGATAGCAACAGCAATGTGCGGATCCTTATCTTTACCCTCTACAATAACTTTTCTATGATAACGAACGTATTTCGCTTCTTCCTGACAAAGTTCTGAACAAAAGATTTTATATAGTCTTTCCCAAGGAATATCTTTATCGCAGTTTATGCATTTAAAACTGGGAACTTTGAAATTGCCTTTAACCTTCTTTATAGTCAAATTATCAGATTCAAAAGTCATTTAAGTCGGAATTACGCATAACGACCAAGGTGTTCCGACGTTTGCGATGGCACGAGTTTGCGCATGCAAACGAAGTGACTGAAGCAAATGTGGCGAAGCCCGAGCGAGTGAGTCGCGCAAGCGATCTCCGAGCGCAGCGGAAGCACCGATAGTTATACGCCGTGATAGCTTTTACGCAGCTTATTCCTTACATTCAGATGCGTTAGAATCTCTATCTCTCAGTGCATCATTCAAACAAAAGCCTATATCTGCTTCCTTATTTAGAATAGCTATAGGATATGTAATATCATTCGCTTGTAAAAAGACGACTACTTTGCATGATACAATGCTGTTTTCGTCGCTTCCTTCAAAACCTACCAAAACAATCTTCATATCCTTCTTTACGCAGTCTTTTACTACTCTGCTTCCAAAAAAAGGACCTGATTTGATAAATCTATCTGCAAAATCTTGGTTTCGCTTTCTCAATTCATCAATCGCCATTTTTTCGACAACTTTCTTATCAAATGCTAACTCAATTATCTCAGGGAAATTTTTAGATAAATGATGGTCAAAAGTCCAACCTATATGGTCATCAAATTTGACTTTAGCCCATCTTCCAATTTTGCTATCTAAATTCTCAGTACCCCCCTTTTTAACATGCAGTAATTGAATTTTTGCCTGAAAAGGAATCATTGTAATCAGTTGAGATGCTGAATTCGGATCTTCTCTTAATGCCAATCCATTCTTCGAAGAATTATAGTAAATTGTAATAGTTGTCTTTTCTTCATTAGCACACGAGCTTATTTGATAAAAGGAAAGGATTAAGATTATTATATGATTAGTGAAAAATTTCATTCAATATTAACTTTAGATTATATCATGGCGTATAACGACCAAGGCTTGACGACGTTTCGCGAGTGCGTCAGCACTTGGCGCGAGACTTGCTCTGCAAGGCGAGTGACAAAGCGAAATGTGCCGGAGGCCAAGCGAGAGTTGCGAAGCAATCTCGAAGCGAAGCGTCAGAGCCGATAGTTAGACGTAGTGACTTCATTTAACAGGAGTTTGATAGAACTTTTCAATATATTTTCGAAAGTCCCAAGATGCTAAATGATAAGGAGTC is a window encoding:
- a CDS encoding SH3 domain-containing protein; translation: MALREDPNSASQLITMIPFQAKIQLLHVKKGGTENLDSKIGRWAKVKFDDHIGWTFDHHLSKNFPEIIELAFDKKVVEKMAIDELRKRNQDFADRFIKSGPFFGSRVVKDCVKKDMKIVLVGFEGSDENSIVSCKVVVFLQANDITYPIAILNKEADIGFCLNDALRDRDSNASECKE
- a CDS encoding HNH endonuclease, yielding MTFESDNLTIKKVKGNFKVPSFKCINCDKDIPWERLYKIFCSELCQEEAKYVRYHRKVIVEGKDKDPHIAVAIEVKRVSVVSGGYSTKDRKIPESIRVKVLKLAKNRCAICGKLGREVDHIKGSSNDIENLQLLCWDCHIAKTMQNHKLIKYSDPRLLDVILKNTELDKRVKRKKPIKICDDSLLWDSRRKKVNDDRKVSYFKNVADFIKKQHLYNSTNQFISDKLNELGIPTFSNLGAWDRKAVGIVLKFIDGR